TCCTGTTACTGGAAATATTCATGTTCTAGAAACATTAGAAGGTTTAATTAAATTATTAAAAGAAGCAGGTGCATAGATTTTCACTACTAGCGGGTGTATAGATTTTCACTGCTAGCAGGTGCATAGATTTTCAAATATTAAGGAAAGTTAAATGGCGAAGTCAAAAGTTAAAAATCACATATTATTCTTGTTTTTACTAGTGTTATTAATAATCACTATCTTGGCGAGTACTGCCTTTGGTAGCGTGCGAATATCCTGGCAGGAAATAATAGATATCTTGTTCAAAGGTGAACAAGGTGGTAATTATCAGATTTTAATTAATATAAGACTGCCACGTGTAGCTTTTGCCTTAGTATCTGGAATGTGTTTAGCCATCTCGGGTTTGTTATTACAAGTTGTGCTTAAAAACCCTATGGCAGATAGTGGTTTCCTTGGCATTAGTTCTGGGGCTTCATTAGCGACAACAGCTGTATTATTAGTAATCTCAGTTTCTAGTGTCTGGATACCTATCATCTCTTTTGTAGGTGGGATGCTTGCTTTTATTATTATTCTAGTAGTTGCGTGGGAAAAAGAGATATCCCCAACGAGGTTGATTCTAACAGGTGCTGCCTTGAACGCTATTTTAAGAGGTGTGCAATCCTTCCTTATGACAATGCATAGTGATAAATTGCATGGTGTTATATCTTGGCAAAATGGTAATTTAGCAGGCAAAACTTGGGAACAATTTCTGATGTTTTGTGTATATATTTTGCCAGCTTTGATACTTATAATTCTTTTAATTCCTAAACTTAATGTGCTTAATCTCTCGGATCAAACTATTTATAGTTTAGGAGTACCGGTTAGGAAATATAGAATTATTATCTCTACTCTTGGTGTATATATGGCAGCTATAACTGTATCTCAAGTCGGTATGATAGGCTTTGTCGGACTTATTGTACCCCATATTGCCAAAGTTTTAGTGGGTGGTAATTCCAAAGTTAATTTACCTTTTACTATGTTGATAGGTGCCTTGCTTCTGACCATTGCAGATTTATTCTCAAGAGTGGTAGCCTCCCCACTCGAGATTCCTATAGGAACAGTTATGTCTGTGATTGGTGGTCCATTCTTCCTTTATTTAGTCGCAAGAAAGAAGAGAGGTGAGAAGTAATGATTCAAAAAACTAATAATATTATCCTATCAGCTAAGGATCTGAAATTTCATTACAAGGGTACACAAAATGATGTACTAAACTCTGTAAATGTTGACATAGTTAAAGGTGAATTCACTGCCTTGGTAGGTCCTAATGGATGTGGTAAATCTACTTTGTTCAAGTGCTTGATGGGTGAGCTTAGAGCAGATAAAGGTTCTGTAATATTTAAGGATAGAGAAATAAGCTCCATACCAAGCAAAGAAAGAGCTAGGCAGATAGCTATAGTACACCAACGTAATCAGGCTGTAAGTAATTTTACTGTTAGAGAAGTTGTGGCTATGGGTAGGACGCCATACCATGGGCTGTGGCAGAATTTTCATGAGCGTGATGATGAGGCTATAGAAAAGGCTTTGGATCTTGTAGGACTTAACGACATGCAAGACAAAAGTTGTGATAAATTATCCGGTGGTCAATTGCAAAGAGTATGGCTTGCACTAGCTTTGGCCCAAGAACCGGAATTAATTCTTTTGGATGAACCAACGACTTATTTGGATATTAAGTATCAATTAGAACTTATGCAAATGATTAGAGATTTAGTCGAATATCATGGCATTACTTGCTGTGCGATATTGCATGACTTAAATCAGGTCTTGAATTACGCAGACTATACATATTTTATGCAGGCTGGAGAGATTTATTCTCATGGCAGAACTGAGGATATTATCGATGGCAAAGCGCTGCTAGATGTTTTTGGTGTAGCTGGCGAGTTAGTAGGTACTTCAAGAAATAACGAGGTATTAGATTTGTATTTATTAGATAAGGTTAGTGAACATGTACATTAAGTTATTTTTATATGCAAAAAAATATAGATTTCCAGCAATTCTAAATATCCTATCTCGTTGGATTAATAGTTTAATGCCAATTTTCATTATCTTGTTAATTAGTAATTTTTGGACTAAGTCAAATGGAGTTACAAATTTGGATAGTGCAATTTCCACGTTGGATTTGCCAATAATAATTTTGCTAAGTTTAGTTTGTTTATTTGTACTAGCAAGTTTCATTTGGCCCAAGGATTATATACATCTTTGGAGTCAGGCTGCTATAAATAAGCTAAGTAAATCATATATTGAGAGTGTTTTTGCTATTAGTCATTGGGGTGCTAAACAACTTAATACTGCAGATATACTCCAGGATAAGATATATACAATCGAACAATTAGCGAAGTTTTATGAAGAAATTTTCCCAAGACTACTAATCATGATATTGAACTCTATTTTGCTCCTGGTGATTTGCATATTTAATGGGAGTTTAATTTTCATCTTACCTATTGTAGCTATCTTGCTCATGAGCGTATTAAATTTGTTTGTCAGATCATATCAGAAGAAGGTCAATCATAGAAAGGCTCGTCTGTATGTTGATCTAGCTCAACAATTCATGGAAGACCTTGATGGAATGAACACTCTTTTAATGTATGGTGCAGATGATAAATATCAAGAAAAATTTGCGAAAAAATCTCGAGCACATAGCGCTGATACTCTTAAATCCTTAGCTATAACTTTGCCTAGAAGTGCAGGTAGAATAATCATTGCATATGTTGGTATTATGATCTCCGGCCTGATTTTAGGTGTTAATTACGCTAATGGCAAACTGAGTTTATCAGTGGCTCTTACATTATTATTCTTAATTATGGAGATCCTCTTCGCTACCAGAAAGTTTAGTTATTTTAATAAGCAAATTTCTATTTTGACTCCAATATATCGTAAGACCTTTGACCTTATTGAGAGTAGCAAAATGGAAGTTATGAATATGCTTAATGCAGAAGATGCAGAGCAGTTAAGCATTAATACTATAGATTTGAAAAACCTTAGTTTCCGATATGATGATGAGAAATTATTACTTGATAAAGCTAATCTTAGATTAGAGAGAGGCAATATTTATACTATTGTGGGCAAAAATGGTGCAGGTAAATCGACAATTGCTAAATTAATATGTAAGCAATTGATTCCTAGTGCCGGAGAAGTCTTAATTAATGGTCAGAATAATCAAAATTTTAGTAGCAAAACCTTAAGTAATGCTATAGGTGTTTTAAATAATGATCCATTTTTATTCAAAGGCGATATTATAAGCAATTTGGATGTTGATATAGATTCAGAAAAGTTGCAGCAAATATTAGAATTGGGTTTGCTTGGATTCGTTGAGTATTTACCGGATAAATGGCATAGCGAGGTGGGTGAGAATGGTAAGCTTTTATCACCTGGTCAGAGACAACAAATTGCATTTGCTAGATTAATACTACAAGATAAATCTCTTTATATATTTGATGAGGCAACATCTAATATTGACCAAGAGAATTCAAATATAATGCTCAATGTTTTGCATAAATTAAGTCACGATAATCTCGTTATAAATATTACCCACAATTGGACGGACATTAAGCAAATATCAGAAATTATATTCTTGGATAATAAGCAGTTGATTAAATCTACACATGATAATTTATTGGAAAATAATCTTAACTATCTTGAGTTATTTGACATTGCAGAGAAATTAGAAGCAGAGAAATCAGAAGCAGAGAAATAAGAAGCAGGGAAATTAGAAAATTAATAGGTAAACATATGGATACATTCAAAAGATTATTTAGTTACAGCAAAAATTTAAGACTAAAATTGTTATGGAGTTTACTTGGAGCTTTCTTTAATTCCTTTGGACATGTCTTAATTTTTTATTATGCCTTTAATATTATCTTTGACCTCAAAGATTTAATCTTGAGCCAAGGTGCTACAGAGTTGAATTTATTTAATAATTCTATGTTTCCTTGGTGGAAGTTTTACTTGATTTTTGTAATTGCTATATTAACTGGAATAGGTAATGCTATTGAGCATTATTTAGGACATGATGTAGCATTTCAGGTTTTGGCCGATTTTAGAATTTTAGTATATGAAAAGATTAGAGATTTAGGTCCTGCAAGTCTAGATGGCCATGATAAAGCGAGTCTTTTAAAATTAATGAGTCAAGATATTGATCATATTGAAGTATTTTATGCACATACCATAGTTCCTATTGGACGTGTAATTACCTTTGCTATATCTATACTTATAATGTATTGGCAGCTAGACTGGGTATTAGCTATTTTTATCACAATCTTTAGCCTGATGTATTTATTTATTTTCCCAAGATTTAAAAAAGCAAAGCTCGAGGAAAGTACTATAGCTAGTTCCAATGCCAAGAACAAATTAAACTCGACTTTAATAGAGTATGCAAAAGGCAAGGACACCATTATACAATTGGGTAAAGTTGATGCTAGTTTGACCAATTTAGAGAAGATACAAACTGAGGTTGAAATAAGTACAGCGGATAAAGCGAATGCTCAAAAAACCAGTGTAGATCTAAGTACAAATTATATTTATTTTACTTTTATACTTTTTTCAATAATTTTTTTCTGGAGATTAGGCTTCGCTAATAATTTAGCATATCTATTTATATTCCCATTTTGCTTCGAGCCATATAAATCTCTAAGTAATTTGCCTATGACTTTAAGTACTGGAATTGATGCAGCCAAAAGATTATTTGCTTTTGTTGACCAGGAGGTATTGATTGAAAAAGGAACAGTCGATGGTAAGGGAAGCTTGGATAAAATAGAAATTAATAACCTAGAATTTACATATCCAAGTAGAAGCAAAAAAGTTTTGCATGATTTTAATTTATTCATGAACAGTAGCGATAGGATAGGTATTTACGGTGCTAGTGGTATAGGCAAATCAACTTTAGCCAAGATTCTAATGAAATGGTACCCTTACGAAAATGGTTCAATTAAGTTTAATGATATTGAGTTGAATGATCTGAAATTAACTTATATTCGAGATAACATTAACTACATGCCTCAAAAAGCAGATTTTTTCTCTGCTACGTTGCGTGAGAATATACTGTTAGGAAAAGAAGATATTTCTGACAATTATATATGGCAAATACTAGATAAATTAGATTTATCTAATCGTGTTAGTCGCTTGCCTAAGGGACTTGATACCATTATGGATCCAGATAATATGCCATTCTCAGCTGGGGAAAAGCAGCGCTTGGACTTAGCTAGAGTTTTAATTCACCCAGCAGATTTATTGATTTTGGATGAGCCGTTGAGTAACCTGGATGCTGTTAATGAGAATATAATTTTGGACTATATAGCTAAAGAGTATGAAGGCATGGTTATAATAATTTCTCACAGAAAAGAGGCGTTTTCTATTTGTAATTCAATATATAAATTAGAAAATGGTAGCTTAATTACAGCTCGTGATTAATGAATGGCTAAATGCAAGAAGATTCAGCAAAAGAAGTTGGAAAAACTGGTGAATCTATCATAGTATTAATACTTGCAACTGCAATAACTCTAGTTGTTGTACAACTAGTCTTGTTACGAAAGAAACAAGAATCAGAAGAGTAGTACTTTAACAAATTGCATGTTAGAGAATGATTAAGGGTGGTATTTGCCACCCTTAATTTATTTTAGTTTTTATCAGCAAAGCTACTACAAAATTATTCCAATTTGCTATTCTATAAGAAATAGAAATGAATAGAAATGAGACCAAGATGAGAATAGATGATAGTTTAATTTTGGATTACCTGAGCGAACAAGATATTTCACAAGATTGGATTTTTTATAATCTAATTCCTGGAGAGCATAAATTTGAAGAACCAGAAGTTTCTCGATATGAACTTATGGATCTTAATGATTTAGTAAAGGACAACTTGATTAATTTCAGACCGTTGAATCAAGAGTTTTTTGATGAGATTTTTCCTGATTGGAGAAATACTTTTGAAAATGATTTGAATATTAGATTAATCGTTGGTTGCCCTTATCCATTTGATGCTATGACAAGGATAAAAGATGGTGAGCAAGTTATAATTTTTGACCTGAATAGGATTAATACTTCAGATCCAGATAACCTGATTATGAGTATTAGACGCTTAGTTACTCATGAACTATTTCATGCATTATATGCGAAAGATTCTAGAGATGCCCAGGATATGGAGGATAAAGCTAATATAGATGCTAATGCTGCTTATCAAGATGAGCTTTTGCAATTAGTGTTTGATGAAGGTTTTGCCCACTATTTAAGTGTTGATGATATTCTAAAAGCAAATTATCAGAATTTCAGAGAAGAGCATTATCAACGTAACCTTTCCAAACTTAATACTGCACTTGAGGAAAAAGATCCAGAAAAACAAAAACAATTTATGACTGAAGCAAGTGCGGGAAACTTTTTTGACAAGTTTGCTGCCATTACTGGTATGTTTATTCTTATAGATAACGAAGCAAAGTTAGTAGAAATCTATAAAAACGGTTATGAGAAGTTTTTGGAAAATGCTCTAGAGCAGTAGACTTTTAATGTGTAAATTTGTTTTTATAGTATATGAGGAGCAGTTAATGACTGCTCTTTTTTATTGGAAACATAGATTATCTTTTTTATGATGTCTTACTCTGAAATTTCAAAAATTTATACTAAATGAAAAATCGTTAGAATTACTAAAAATGAAAACATTTCTTTGTTGTATTTGTTGAGGAATAATTGAAAAATTACCTTAATTGTCTGTTTAGGCATAGATTTTAAGAGAAAAAATTGGCCCTACATCATAGTCAAAATTAGACTGAAAATAAATTAAAAATGAAAATAAAAAATCGTTGTATTATACTGATCTTATCAAAGTTTAACCGTTTTTATAACTTGACGATTAACCTAGAGGTTAAATAGGGGGGCGAAAAATGAATAAAAATAGAGAACGTTTAGTGTCATTCTTACTAGCTTTTTTGATGACGCTAAATTTTTTACCTATTCAGACAATTATAGCTTTAGATGATATTGTAGAGCCTAAAGATATTTTTGCATATCAAGAGTCTGAAGAGGGCATAGTAATAACAGGTTTCAAGGATGGTATGGAGAGAAAAGAAATAACCATACCTTCTTTTATTGAAGAAAAACCTGTTGTAAAAATCGCTGATAAAGCATTTATCCAAAAAGGATTGACAAGTGTCCAAATTGGAGAAGGTGTTAAAGAAATTGGAGAATCAGCTTTTGCAGGTAATAAAATTTCATTCTTGAATTTCACGGATAGATTAGAAAAAATCGGAAATTCTGCATTTAGAGATAATTTACTTACAGATCTAAATACAAAAGCTGTTGCAACAATTGGTGAGCGTGCTTTTGCAAATAACAAGCTAAACAATATAGTTGTTGGACAAGTCACTACAATTGGCGATTATGCTTTTAGCCATAATAATTTAACTAGTGTAAATATAGGTGGAAGCGTACAAAATTACGGAACAGGAGTTTTTGCTAACAACAACAGATATGTACTAGTAAAAACTGAAAATCCACTTATTAAAACAGAGGCTATAGAAAATGCTTTTGGTCAAGTCGTAAATCCTGTACTTGTTACAGTTCACCATGTAGATAAAGATACAAAAGAGCAAATTATTTCAGATACTGTAATTGGTGATGACTATGACAAATTAGATGGAATAATTCTCTTAGGAGAAGAGAAAACATTTAAGCCTGATCAAATTTCTGGTTATGTAGCTGTAGAGCAAGAAATTAAATTCACCCCAGATTCAACCAACTACGAAATTACTGTTGAGTATAAAAATGTAAAACAAGAACCAAAGATTGAAGTTGCAAAGAGACCATATATTGCAAAAGATGGTGATGGTTCAAAAGAAAATCTTTTAACATTCGTTAAAGCAACTGATCTAGATGGCAAGGACATCAGTGATAGAATCACAATTAATACAGAGAGTGTTGATACTAGTGTAGATGGTGCCAAATATAAAGTT
Above is a window of Fastidiosipila sanguinis DNA encoding:
- a CDS encoding amino acid ABC transporter ATP-binding/permease protein → MDTFKRLFSYSKNLRLKLLWSLLGAFFNSFGHVLIFYYAFNIIFDLKDLILSQGATELNLFNNSMFPWWKFYLIFVIAILTGIGNAIEHYLGHDVAFQVLADFRILVYEKIRDLGPASLDGHDKASLLKLMSQDIDHIEVFYAHTIVPIGRVITFAISILIMYWQLDWVLAIFITIFSLMYLFIFPRFKKAKLEESTIASSNAKNKLNSTLIEYAKGKDTIIQLGKVDASLTNLEKIQTEVEISTADKANAQKTSVDLSTNYIYFTFILFSIIFFWRLGFANNLAYLFIFPFCFEPYKSLSNLPMTLSTGIDAAKRLFAFVDQEVLIEKGTVDGKGSLDKIEINNLEFTYPSRSKKVLHDFNLFMNSSDRIGIYGASGIGKSTLAKILMKWYPYENGSIKFNDIELNDLKLTYIRDNINYMPQKADFFSATLRENILLGKEDISDNYIWQILDKLDLSNRVSRLPKGLDTIMDPDNMPFSAGEKQRLDLARVLIHPADLLILDEPLSNLDAVNENIILDYIAKEYEGMVIIISHRKEAFSICNSIYKLENGSLITARD
- a CDS encoding DUF5700 domain-containing putative Zn-dependent protease, which encodes MNRNETKMRIDDSLILDYLSEQDISQDWIFYNLIPGEHKFEEPEVSRYELMDLNDLVKDNLINFRPLNQEFFDEIFPDWRNTFENDLNIRLIVGCPYPFDAMTRIKDGEQVIIFDLNRINTSDPDNLIMSIRRLVTHELFHALYAKDSRDAQDMEDKANIDANAAYQDELLQLVFDEGFAHYLSVDDILKANYQNFREEHYQRNLSKLNTALEEKDPEKQKQFMTEASAGNFFDKFAAITGMFILIDNEAKLVEIYKNGYEKFLENALEQ
- a CDS encoding FecCD family ABC transporter permease; the protein is MAKSKVKNHILFLFLLVLLIITILASTAFGSVRISWQEIIDILFKGEQGGNYQILINIRLPRVAFALVSGMCLAISGLLLQVVLKNPMADSGFLGISSGASLATTAVLLVISVSSVWIPIISFVGGMLAFIIILVVAWEKEISPTRLILTGAALNAILRGVQSFLMTMHSDKLHGVISWQNGNLAGKTWEQFLMFCVYILPALILIILLIPKLNVLNLSDQTIYSLGVPVRKYRIIISTLGVYMAAITVSQVGMIGFVGLIVPHIAKVLVGGNSKVNLPFTMLIGALLLTIADLFSRVVASPLEIPIGTVMSVIGGPFFLYLVARKKRGEK
- a CDS encoding ABC transporter ATP-binding protein/permease translates to MYIKLFLYAKKYRFPAILNILSRWINSLMPIFIILLISNFWTKSNGVTNLDSAISTLDLPIIILLSLVCLFVLASFIWPKDYIHLWSQAAINKLSKSYIESVFAISHWGAKQLNTADILQDKIYTIEQLAKFYEEIFPRLLIMILNSILLLVICIFNGSLIFILPIVAILLMSVLNLFVRSYQKKVNHRKARLYVDLAQQFMEDLDGMNTLLMYGADDKYQEKFAKKSRAHSADTLKSLAITLPRSAGRIIIAYVGIMISGLILGVNYANGKLSLSVALTLLFLIMEILFATRKFSYFNKQISILTPIYRKTFDLIESSKMEVMNMLNAEDAEQLSINTIDLKNLSFRYDDEKLLLDKANLRLERGNIYTIVGKNGAGKSTIAKLICKQLIPSAGEVLINGQNNQNFSSKTLSNAIGVLNNDPFLFKGDIISNLDVDIDSEKLQQILELGLLGFVEYLPDKWHSEVGENGKLLSPGQRQQIAFARLILQDKSLYIFDEATSNIDQENSNIMLNVLHKLSHDNLVINITHNWTDIKQISEIIFLDNKQLIKSTHDNLLENNLNYLELFDIAEKLEAEKSEAEK
- a CDS encoding ABC transporter ATP-binding protein → MIQKTNNIILSAKDLKFHYKGTQNDVLNSVNVDIVKGEFTALVGPNGCGKSTLFKCLMGELRADKGSVIFKDREISSIPSKERARQIAIVHQRNQAVSNFTVREVVAMGRTPYHGLWQNFHERDDEAIEKALDLVGLNDMQDKSCDKLSGGQLQRVWLALALAQEPELILLDEPTTYLDIKYQLELMQMIRDLVEYHGITCCAILHDLNQVLNYADYTYFMQAGEIYSHGRTEDIIDGKALLDVFGVAGELVGTSRNNEVLDLYLLDKVSEHVH